AGTTGGATGAAGAACTTCGTGAATATGTTCAAAGCACTACATTTTTAAAACAGCAAAAAGAAGATTTTATCAAAAGTAGTGGGTGTGAAACAGAAGATGAGTTTCGCAAACAAGCAAAATTGCATGAACAACGAGAAGCAGTAAGAAAGCAAAAGCAATGGATTGATAAACAGTTAGCTACAGAAAAAGACATTGAAATTGAAACACTTTCAAACACAAAAATTGACGATATTGAGGTAAGGTTACAAGAGATAGAGGAGGAAATAAACGTACTTGAAGCAAGTGAAAGGGAACTCCAACAAGAACAATCCAGTACTCTCATTAAATTAGAAGAGATGGAACAGAGCGGAACATACTCAAATCTAAGGCATTCTTTTGAAAATAAAAAGGCTATTGTTAAAGAGGAAGCAGAAAAATGGATTGTTAGAGCACTTGCTAAAGATTTGCTACAAAAAACAGTTCAGCGACACAGAGAAGAAAACTTACCTGAGTTAATGACATCCATAACCTACTTTTTTACAAGACTTACATCTAAGATGTATCACAATGTATATTTACCAAGTGATAAGCAGTCATTTATCGTGGAACGACATGATGGAACAAAGTTTTTTGCAGAAGAGTTAAGTCAAGCAACCTCGGAACAACTGTATTTATCGATACGACTAGCGATTATAAAAAATATTAACAAGCAAGTGAATTTGCCAATCATTATGGATGATAGCTTTGTTCATTTGATCATCGCAGAACATCAAACACCATTTCTTTATTAAATGAACTTAAAGAAGAGAACCAAGTGATTTATTTTACATGTCACGAGCATATGGCAAATACCTATCAGTCTCAGAATATGGTTAACCTATCACAAATAAATGTTAGTTAGTTTGGTTTGTTTGAAAGTGTTTTGCAGCCGAAAGAATAAAGGAACTATGCTATACTAGCCATACGATTATTAATTGATGATGTTTGAAAAGATTGGCGATCACAGCAATGCCAAAAATGTATGAAGCGAAATAATAAAGATGGTCCAACCGAGAGGAGCTTTATAAATGGGAAAAGGGATTTTGCATTATGACGTTGGAGAACAAGTTGAAGTACACCTACTAATCAAAACGTCCACTAAAGGAATTGCAAGCAATGGTAAAGCTTTTTTAACTTTAATTTTACAAGACACATCAGGGGAAATAGAAGCAAAGCTTTGGGATGCATCACAGGATGATGAAGTCCTGTATTCCCCGCAAAGCATAGTCAAAGTATTAGGAGATATTCATCATTATCGTGGACGAAATCAGTTGAAAATTCGCAAGATCCGTCCGAAGCATGACGAAGAGCACATTGAGATTTCAGATCTTCTCGAAACTGCACCTATAGCAAAAGAAGTGATGAATGAGAAGATTACACAATACATTTTTGAGATGAAAAACTCAAATATCCAACGTATTACAAGATATTTGTTGAAAAAGCACGGTGCTGCTTTTATTGAATATCCAGCAGCGACAAAAAACCACCACGAGTTTGTATCTGGTTTAGCCTATCATGTTGTTTCTATGCTTGATTTGGCAAAATCAATTGCTGCTTTATATCCTAGTCTAGATACGGATCTTCTTTATGCTGGAGTTATTCTACATGATTTAGGAAAGGTTACTGAATTGTCTGGACCAGTTAGCACAACTTATACAGTTGAAGGAAACCTTATAGGTCATATATCCATTATGGTAAATGAAATTGCTAAAGCAGCTGAACACCTTCAAATCGAAGGGGAAGAAGTAGTAGTCCTACAGCACCTCGTTTTAAGTCATCATGGAAAGGCTGAATGGGGTAGTCCAAAACCACCTATGATCAAAGAAGCAGAAATTTTACATTATATTGATAATCTTGATGCAAAAATGAATATGATGGATCGTGCCCTTGAACGAGTTAAGCCAGGAGAATACACAGAAAGAGTATTTGCTCTTGATAACCGTTCCTTTTATAAGCCAACATTTCATAAATAAATAGGCATAAAATCGCTATTTCGTTCATATTCTCCTACAAAAGAGCTTGTTCAAGTGTACAAGTCTTTAAAAGGGGAGGAAGTATAATGTTCGTTATGCCGTGGTGGATTTATTTATGTATTATAGGGATTCTTGTAAGTGGATATATGGCATTTAAAACAGCACGACAAGATAAACAAATTGATGATACGTTCATTGAGCAGGAGGGTCAAGTGTATCTTGACCGTATTGAAAAGGAACGTCAGAAAAAAAGAGATCTATTAACACAGCAACCGGAGCTACAAGACGATCAAACAGCAAGCTAAGATATTGCTACAAACAAAGGCTCTCGTCAAAATGACGAGAGCCTTTAATTATTAGAATTATTCTTTTGTTTCTTCTTCTTTTTCTTCTTCTTTTTCTGCTGGTTCTTCTGCTTCTGCTGCTTTAAAAGTATCCTTTAAATCTTCATCCTTCACTTCTACATTTGATTCTTCAATTGCTTTGTCTAAAGCATTTTGAATTGTATCAGGTTGTTGGATTTTTTGGTTGCGTACTTCTTCTTTTAAGGATTCTTTCATTTCTTCAAGTGGTTTCACTGTTTCTGTTACTTTGATGATGTGGAAACCATAATCTGACTTAACAGGTGCACTTACTTCACCTTCTTTTAATTTAAAGGCTGCATCCTGGAATTCTTGAACCATTGCACCTTCACCAAACCATCCAAGATCTCCACCGTTTTGAGCTGAACCAGGATCTGTAGAATATTCTTTTGCAAGATCTTCAAATGATTCACCCGCATCTAATTTTTCCTTCACTTCTTTTGCCGTTGCTTCATCTGCAACTAAAATATGGCTTGCTCTAATTTGACCTTCCAGTGTATCGTAGTAAGCCTTAATATCTTCATCTGTAACTTCGGCTTCAGCTTCAGCTGCTTTCTTTCTAAGCAGATCCACTTTGACCATTTGTTTTACAACATCTTCACCTTGAGTTTGGACAACACTTTCAAATTGAGCACCGTATTGTGTTTTTAAGTTATCAAATTCAGTTTGAACTTCTTCATCCGTTACTTCATATTTTTCACTTAATACTTTTTCATGAACGAGCTCTGTTAACACATCTGCACCGAAACGAGCCTTCATTGCATCGTAGAATTCGTCCTTCGTAATATTACCAGCTTTTGTTTCTACAACAACTTCAGAGTCAGCATTATTGTTGCAAGCACTTAGTGCAAGTATGCTAGTTGCTGCTGCTAATACAATTGCGATCTTTTTCATCTTTACTACAACTCCTAGTTATGAAATTTAAACAGTATCTAGCTTGCTATGTATTTTAGATAGTACAAGAAATACTATACCATAATGTGACAAGTTCAAAAAGTTTTTTCAGATTAGGAATTCCATGGGAGAATGGTTACCATTATGTATCTTCTCCAAATAAGAAGAAAGCTAAAATCATTCATAAAGAAAACTCATTAGCTGTGGCTTTGTATATGAAAATTTATTAGTACTATTGAAAGAATAACTTGTTACAAAGCATACCTAAAGAAAAAAATAAGCTAATTCCTCAAATCTGGGCAAACGTCCAAACAAAAAGCCTGAATTTATATAGGATATAAGTGTAAAGAGAAAAGGAGGTAATTAGTTATGAGCTTTGGTTATTCAAATAGCTTTGCTTTAATCGTTGTGCTGTTCATTTTGTTAATCATCGTTGGAGCTTCTTACCTTTAATAAAATGAGATGACCTTGATTGTATGTTCAAGACATAAATCATAGGCAACCATCCAACCA
This Metabacillus endolithicus DNA region includes the following protein-coding sequences:
- the yhaM gene encoding 3'-5' exoribonuclease YhaM gives rise to the protein MGKGILHYDVGEQVEVHLLIKTSTKGIASNGKAFLTLILQDTSGEIEAKLWDASQDDEVLYSPQSIVKVLGDIHHYRGRNQLKIRKIRPKHDEEHIEISDLLETAPIAKEVMNEKITQYIFEMKNSNIQRITRYLLKKHGAAFIEYPAATKNHHEFVSGLAYHVVSMLDLAKSIAALYPSLDTDLLYAGVILHDLGKVTELSGPVSTTYTVEGNLIGHISIMVNEIAKAAEHLQIEGEEVVVLQHLVLSHHGKAEWGSPKPPMIKEAEILHYIDNLDAKMNMMDRALERVKPGEYTERVFALDNRSFYKPTFHK
- a CDS encoding sporulation YhaL family protein, producing MFVMPWWIYLCIIGILVSGYMAFKTARQDKQIDDTFIEQEGQVYLDRIEKERQKKRDLLTQQPELQDDQTAS
- a CDS encoding peptidylprolyl isomerase — protein: MKKIAIVLAAATSILALSACNNNADSEVVVETKAGNITKDEFYDAMKARFGADVLTELVHEKVLSEKYEVTDEEVQTEFDNLKTQYGAQFESVVQTQGEDVVKQMVKVDLLRKKAAEAEAEVTDEDIKAYYDTLEGQIRASHILVADEATAKEVKEKLDAGESFEDLAKEYSTDPGSAQNGGDLGWFGEGAMVQEFQDAAFKLKEGEVSAPVKSDYGFHIIKVTETVKPLEEMKESLKEEVRNQKIQQPDTIQNALDKAIEESNVEVKDEDLKDTFKAAEAEEPAEKEEEKEEETKE
- a CDS encoding YjcZ family sporulation protein, which codes for MSFGYSNSFALIVVLFILLIIVGASYL